The following are encoded in a window of Kitasatospora sp. NBC_01250 genomic DNA:
- a CDS encoding TnsA-like heteromeric transposase endonuclease subunit, which produces MDVWASVSSGEDGASWVDPRVLRGEVLEEAPSSIPATYPGRQGIATGWWASTTGALVECGTEVERRGAVFLDFDPSVAGFAASRVRLRWQHEDQRGTVAPVFFARTCAGQRLAVVHPPRPGTRGRHEREALHVAAEAAGWALRELGPPDGIRIASLERAAAFRFPEFDDPQVRTALRKTFSVPRPLQDGVAAAGLLPGSNSRAYHLLWTGDLMTDWSRPLLPTSTVWTSTEDT; this is translated from the coding sequence GTGGATGTCTGGGCCTCGGTGAGCTCCGGCGAGGACGGGGCGTCGTGGGTTGATCCGCGAGTCCTGCGCGGGGAGGTGCTGGAGGAGGCGCCGTCGTCGATCCCTGCGACCTATCCGGGGCGGCAGGGCATCGCGACGGGGTGGTGGGCATCCACCACCGGCGCTCTCGTGGAGTGCGGTACGGAGGTGGAGCGCCGCGGCGCCGTGTTCCTCGACTTCGATCCGTCGGTTGCGGGTTTCGCCGCGTCCCGGGTGCGGCTGCGATGGCAGCATGAGGACCAACGGGGCACGGTGGCACCGGTGTTCTTCGCCCGCACCTGCGCCGGGCAGCGCCTGGCGGTCGTCCACCCGCCACGGCCCGGGACCCGGGGCCGACACGAACGCGAGGCGCTACACGTGGCTGCCGAAGCCGCGGGGTGGGCCCTGCGCGAGCTCGGGCCGCCTGACGGGATCCGGATCGCCAGCCTGGAACGCGCCGCAGCGTTCAGGTTCCCCGAGTTCGACGACCCCCAGGTACGGACTGCACTACGGAAGACCTTCAGCGTGCCGCGCCCACTCCAGGACGGCGTGGCAGCCGCAGGCCTACTGCCGGGCAGCAACTCCCGTGCCTACCACCTGCTCTGGACCGGTGACCTGATGACCGACTGGAGCCGGCCGCTACTGCCGACATCGACCGTGTGGACCAGTACGGAGGACACGTGA
- a CDS encoding TniQ family protein: MDSVAGLDRVRVRELPLHVRFMAGESTGSYVTRLAGRNGLEVQQLLDEVGQGSTRAVAPHLTELYLNRPAAERLAALAGRPLEVMRRALASLDAAYLLDEGDGTPAWSFPWAVRDGYLVRACALCAARRGIGEPTWMMVADPWHLCARHARWSDNSRDPQTPWINVADWPQILAAERQRVAMERRLGRTARALFADARTMSRADPSAPDRLRVMADRLGEARAASLLFYPHTVRIARLLARVERRRLGRELTADSYEGWFARSSQELGPRYRGVLRRWMECHKPVPGPEPRRRGELGRAVLVSPHTRIAPLDSAQQLSCLPSGPAASPFDRPFL; this comes from the coding sequence ATGGATTCGGTGGCGGGCTTGGATCGGGTACGGGTGCGCGAGCTGCCATTGCACGTCCGGTTCATGGCGGGCGAGTCGACCGGTTCCTATGTGACCCGCCTCGCCGGCCGAAACGGGCTTGAGGTCCAGCAGTTGCTGGACGAGGTCGGGCAGGGCAGCACGAGGGCTGTCGCGCCGCACCTGACCGAGCTCTACCTCAACCGTCCTGCCGCCGAGCGCTTGGCCGCCCTGGCCGGCCGTCCGCTGGAGGTGATGCGGCGGGCGCTCGCGAGCCTGGACGCGGCATACCTGCTCGACGAAGGTGACGGAACTCCCGCTTGGTCGTTCCCGTGGGCAGTGCGGGACGGCTATCTCGTGCGGGCCTGCGCATTGTGCGCGGCCCGCCGCGGCATCGGCGAGCCGACCTGGATGATGGTGGCGGACCCCTGGCACCTGTGCGCCCGGCACGCACGATGGTCGGACAACTCCCGTGATCCGCAGACCCCTTGGATCAATGTGGCTGACTGGCCGCAGATCCTGGCGGCGGAACGCCAGCGGGTGGCCATGGAGCGGCGCCTGGGCCGCACCGCACGCGCGCTGTTCGCCGACGCGCGCACGATGAGCAGAGCCGACCCGAGCGCGCCGGACAGGCTCCGGGTGATGGCCGACCGTCTCGGGGAGGCCCGTGCTGCCTCCTTGTTGTTCTACCCGCACACCGTGCGCATCGCCCGCCTCTTGGCTCGGGTCGAGCGTCGCCGGCTCGGCCGGGAGCTGACGGCGGACTCCTACGAGGGCTGGTTCGCGCGCAGTTCGCAGGAGTTGGGCCCCAGGTACCGGGGAGTGCTGAGGCGGTGGATGGAGTGCCACAAGCCGGTGCCGGGCCCGGAGCCGAGGCGCAGAGGTGAGTTGGGGCGGGCCGTGCTGGTCTCACCGCACACACGGATCGCACCGCTGGATTCGGCGCAGCAGCTCAGCTGCCTGCCCTCCGGCCCGGCGGCCAGCCCATTCGACCGGCCCTTCCTGTGA
- a CDS encoding DEAD/DEAH box helicase gives MPHQPIRLRPHQQRAVSAITAGLQRHPRVTVVAACGTGKTIIARVSADTYTSHGNILVLAPSQDLVAQTAREWDRGHPDEKHIAVCALPPSGRGALCIPFTTSPAELARHVADHSGPTIVFSTYQSLPAIVEAHRRHGLPEWALAVADEAHHTTGSLDKSWGDIHDDAQIPAQRRLYMTATPRRWSHPKSRKPGAYKQPLASMDNPAVFGPVVFRLELAEAIAQGILADYRVVVPVISAEDLHDILTTAEATPHLDGLRLAAMQVGLLRAIQDYRLSRVLTFHRLIAAARTFARTLPRTATAFTQGGQPMQLWAAAVDSRQPRSERNTKLWRFAGSSWQSRTALLPGQTHTHILSSVRCLGEGVDMPEADAVLFADPKRSVVDIIQTLGRALRQPPGSGKIATLIIPVYIRPGQTTREAMESSDFRDLWAILDGLRTADSKFYTRLRRGSGRRSEDPVLTEPERPDEIAGVLSLRAHQFQGDGWNSGYEAAMRFYEEHGHLEVPTDHRDSAGVHLGSWIGEQRNRYAEGTLDPDQAFALYALRISWPHPPGSFEHYLAVARDFATAHHTLAVHAGTPDVDAGLAQWLDQMRAMTREDELPPERLEALNSIDPCWNPAWSVDWQYNCARLRRCLATGDWRPTYQVAAETDLSLEAWLDHQIDQKPVLEPGQLAQLTLLARQYPDLHPHALLLLWQTSGPAMTFARGLRAARRFLRREGHLQVPDGHVEAVDTDHVRLDTWIDQRRYDAAQLTPQQAAALDALGLPVAPRFLEPELPEVA, from the coding sequence GTGCCCCACCAGCCCATCCGACTACGCCCGCACCAACAACGCGCCGTCAGCGCCATCACCGCAGGCCTCCAACGTCACCCACGAGTGACCGTGGTCGCGGCCTGCGGCACCGGCAAGACCATCATCGCCCGGGTCAGCGCCGACACCTACACCTCCCACGGCAACATCCTCGTGCTCGCCCCCAGCCAGGATCTGGTGGCGCAGACAGCACGCGAGTGGGACCGCGGCCATCCGGACGAGAAGCACATCGCGGTCTGCGCCCTGCCCCCGTCCGGCCGAGGCGCCCTGTGCATCCCCTTCACCACCAGCCCGGCCGAACTCGCCCGCCACGTCGCCGACCACAGCGGCCCCACCATCGTCTTCTCCACCTACCAGTCCCTGCCCGCGATCGTCGAGGCCCACCGCCGCCACGGCCTGCCGGAGTGGGCCCTCGCCGTCGCCGACGAGGCCCACCACACCACCGGCAGCCTCGACAAGAGCTGGGGCGACATCCACGACGATGCCCAGATCCCCGCGCAGCGCCGCCTCTACATGACGGCGACGCCACGCCGCTGGAGCCACCCGAAGTCCAGAAAACCCGGCGCGTACAAGCAACCACTGGCATCGATGGACAACCCCGCAGTGTTCGGACCCGTCGTCTTCCGCCTCGAACTGGCCGAAGCCATCGCCCAGGGCATCCTCGCCGACTACCGCGTCGTCGTCCCCGTCATCAGCGCGGAGGACCTGCACGACATCCTCACCACGGCCGAGGCAACCCCTCACCTGGACGGACTGCGCCTGGCAGCCATGCAAGTGGGACTGCTGCGCGCCATACAGGACTACCGCCTCAGCCGCGTCCTGACGTTCCACCGCCTGATCGCGGCCGCTCGCACCTTCGCCCGGACCCTGCCACGCACCGCCACGGCTTTCACCCAGGGCGGCCAGCCGATGCAACTGTGGGCCGCCGCTGTCGACAGCCGCCAGCCCCGCTCCGAGCGCAACACCAAACTCTGGCGCTTCGCGGGAAGTTCCTGGCAGAGCCGCACCGCCCTCCTGCCCGGACAGACCCACACGCACATTCTCAGCAGCGTCAGATGCCTGGGCGAAGGCGTCGACATGCCCGAAGCCGACGCGGTGCTGTTCGCCGACCCCAAACGCAGCGTCGTCGACATCATCCAGACCCTCGGCCGCGCCCTGCGCCAGCCGCCAGGCAGCGGCAAGATCGCCACACTGATCATCCCCGTGTACATCCGCCCGGGACAAACCACCCGCGAGGCCATGGAGTCCTCCGACTTCCGCGACCTGTGGGCCATCCTGGACGGGCTGCGCACCGCCGACAGCAAGTTCTACACCCGCCTGCGCCGCGGCTCCGGCCGCCGCTCCGAGGACCCGGTCCTGACCGAGCCCGAGCGCCCCGACGAGATCGCCGGCGTACTCTCCCTACGAGCCCACCAATTCCAGGGCGACGGCTGGAACAGCGGCTACGAGGCTGCCATGCGCTTCTACGAGGAGCACGGCCATCTCGAAGTCCCCACCGACCACCGGGACTCCGCCGGCGTCCACCTCGGCTCCTGGATCGGCGAGCAGCGCAACCGCTATGCCGAGGGCACCCTCGACCCCGACCAGGCCTTCGCCCTGTACGCGCTGCGCATCTCCTGGCCTCACCCACCCGGCAGCTTTGAGCACTACCTCGCCGTGGCCCGCGACTTCGCGACCGCCCACCACACCCTCGCAGTCCACGCCGGTACCCCCGACGTGGACGCCGGCCTGGCCCAGTGGCTCGATCAGATGCGAGCCATGACCCGCGAGGACGAGCTGCCCCCCGAACGCCTCGAGGCGCTGAACTCCATCGACCCTTGCTGGAACCCGGCCTGGAGCGTCGACTGGCAGTACAACTGCGCCCGGCTGCGGCGCTGCCTCGCCACCGGCGACTGGCGGCCCACGTACCAGGTCGCTGCCGAGACGGACCTCTCACTGGAGGCGTGGCTGGACCACCAGATCGATCAAAAGCCCGTCCTGGAGCCGGGGCAGCTCGCCCAACTCACCCTCCTGGCACGCCAGTACCCGGACCTTCACCCCCATGCCCTGCTGCTGTTGTGGCAGACCAGCGGCCCGGCGATGACCTTCGCGCGCGGACTGCGCGCCGCGCGCAGGTTCCTCCGACGTGAAGGCCACCTCCAGGTTCCCGACGGACATGTCGAGGCCGTCGACACCGACCACGTCAGGCTGGACACCTGGATCGACCAGCGCCGGTACGACGCCGCCCAGCTCACCCCACAACAGGCCGCAGCACTCGACGCGCTCGGCCTGCCAGTTGCGCCTCGGTTCCTGGAACCGGAGCTCCCCGAAGTCGCCTGA
- a CDS encoding nucleotide kinase domain-containing protein, with amino-acid sequence MVMMLQGPEGVRGAHPGPGTVRVAGRVLRPTAVFDTYWRFAAARQEVYLGRLEGRGAPWTQDPILAQHRFTNCFRAADRVSQALIAEVSYRGSQAWEEVFFRTLLFKIFNKVSTWRLLTRSLGEVRWDAYDYGLYDKVLSERFDRGERLYSAAYIVPPPQLGEGRKHRNHLRLLELMMSRSAPERVLAAPTMRDAYEVLLGFPAIGPFLAYQYLIDLNYAEQMPFSEMDFVVPGPGARDGIRKCFGRSADGIESEVIRYMARSQDEHFARLGLVFGGLKGRPLQLIDCQNLFCEVDKYARVAHPEVQGISGRSRIKQVYRSDAAPMTAWFPPKWGLNGTVPPPAGPLAPR; translated from the coding sequence ATGGTGATGATGCTGCAAGGTCCTGAGGGTGTGCGCGGGGCGCACCCGGGGCCTGGGACGGTGCGGGTGGCGGGCCGTGTGCTGCGCCCGACGGCGGTTTTCGACACCTACTGGCGTTTTGCCGCGGCGCGGCAGGAGGTGTACCTGGGGCGGCTCGAGGGGCGCGGTGCGCCGTGGACGCAGGATCCGATCCTGGCGCAGCACCGGTTCACCAACTGTTTCCGAGCGGCGGACCGGGTCAGCCAGGCGTTGATTGCGGAGGTTTCCTACCGCGGATCCCAGGCGTGGGAGGAGGTGTTCTTCCGTACCCTGCTGTTCAAGATCTTCAATAAGGTGTCGACCTGGAGGCTGCTGACGCGGTCGCTGGGGGAGGTGCGGTGGGACGCCTACGACTACGGCCTCTACGACAAGGTGCTGTCGGAGCGCTTCGACCGTGGCGAGCGGCTGTACTCGGCGGCGTATATCGTGCCGCCCCCTCAGCTGGGGGAGGGGCGCAAGCACCGCAACCATCTGCGGTTGCTGGAGTTGATGATGAGCAGGTCGGCTCCGGAGCGTGTGCTGGCCGCGCCGACGATGCGTGACGCATACGAGGTGCTGCTCGGCTTCCCCGCGATCGGCCCCTTCCTGGCGTACCAGTACTTGATCGACCTGAACTACGCGGAGCAGATGCCGTTCTCGGAGATGGACTTCGTGGTGCCGGGGCCTGGGGCGCGGGACGGGATCCGCAAGTGCTTCGGACGGTCTGCGGACGGCATCGAGTCCGAGGTCATCCGGTACATGGCCCGGAGCCAGGACGAGCATTTCGCCCGTCTGGGCCTGGTGTTCGGCGGTTTGAAGGGCCGGCCGTTGCAACTGATCGACTGCCAGAACCTCTTCTGCGAGGTGGACAAGTACGCCCGGGTGGCCCATCCGGAAGTCCAGGGGATCAGCGGGCGCAGCCGGATCAAGCAGGTCTACCGCAGCGACGCAGCACCGATGACGGCATGGTTCCCGCCCAAGTGGGGGCTGAACGGGACCGTGCCGCCGCCGGCCGGTCCGCTTGCGCCGCGCTGA
- a CDS encoding thymidylate synthase, translating to MHTFTVEEPDVTSAWIAACRALDRKDNTARTGYHTVVRISDATKDDLRFREDLDRVRLGKGHHPTETVASTIFPAALADRCKSHDELASRYRKLYEAARRFPGNNRGTYFGRLVDYPGAKGSRIDQIGKVIDRLTQQSSKAGAMTAAYETDIAHPDDTVTTGALVHAPDHDNSLRGFPCLSHCSFQLDRNGVLHCAAFYRSHFMFERAYGNYLGLGRLTQYVARQAGLRPGVLTVIAGYAQLDGPITQIRPLLTGAQPLITA from the coding sequence ATGCACACGTTCACCGTGGAAGAGCCCGATGTCACGAGCGCCTGGATCGCGGCGTGCAGGGCACTTGACCGCAAAGACAACACGGCACGCACCGGCTACCACACGGTGGTGAGGATCAGCGACGCCACCAAGGACGACCTGCGGTTCCGCGAAGACCTCGACCGCGTCCGCCTCGGCAAAGGCCATCACCCCACTGAGACGGTGGCGAGCACCATCTTCCCCGCCGCACTGGCCGACCGCTGCAAGAGCCACGACGAACTGGCCAGCCGCTACCGGAAGCTGTACGAAGCGGCCCGGCGGTTCCCAGGCAACAATCGCGGCACCTACTTCGGCCGCCTGGTCGACTACCCGGGCGCCAAGGGCAGCCGCATCGACCAGATCGGGAAAGTGATCGACCGGCTCACTCAGCAGAGCTCCAAGGCGGGTGCCATGACCGCAGCCTACGAGACCGACATCGCCCACCCCGACGACACCGTCACCACCGGCGCACTCGTGCACGCCCCCGACCACGACAACTCCCTACGCGGCTTCCCCTGCCTGAGCCACTGCTCGTTCCAGCTCGACCGGAACGGCGTCCTGCACTGCGCCGCCTTCTACCGCAGTCACTTCATGTTCGAACGCGCCTACGGCAACTACCTGGGTCTCGGCAGGCTCACCCAGTACGTCGCCCGGCAGGCGGGCCTGCGGCCCGGCGTCCTCACGGTCATCGCCGGCTACGCCCAGCTCGACGGTCCCATCACCCAGATCAGGCCTCTCCTGACGGGTGCGCAGCCGCTGATCACCGCATAG
- a CDS encoding ImmA/IrrE family metallo-endopeptidase, with the protein MDEDDDGPAVLLNADLDVITQRHTAAHELGHHRLGHRSAADDNLDPSARWGDRSWPDHEKVAEAFAAWFLMPRPAVLRAVKQVAGGAGPSRPEHVYLVARALGTSYAGTVRHLARLRLLTHEQADRWHGIAPSALKSSLCGGRNVPSGSHVHAVGTPCHGRRVYADTGDLLVLLMPGAHFDPPPPGLALWTGGAPGDGQGKGLPHKWQTLQVTEDLDGSATVTVNIADSDDPFGLAVTRQSPRTGSDDIWPT; encoded by the coding sequence ATGGACGAGGACGACGACGGGCCGGCAGTCCTGCTGAACGCGGACCTGGATGTGATCACACAGCGGCATACCGCAGCGCACGAGCTGGGGCATCACCGGCTCGGGCACCGCAGCGCGGCGGACGACAACCTGGACCCGTCCGCTCGCTGGGGAGACCGGAGCTGGCCCGATCACGAGAAGGTCGCCGAGGCCTTCGCGGCGTGGTTCCTGATGCCTCGCCCGGCGGTGCTGCGGGCGGTGAAGCAGGTCGCGGGCGGTGCCGGCCCGAGCCGACCGGAGCATGTCTATCTGGTCGCCCGGGCGCTCGGGACGTCGTACGCGGGGACGGTGCGGCACCTGGCCCGGCTTCGCCTGCTCACACACGAACAGGCCGACCGCTGGCACGGGATAGCGCCCTCAGCTCTGAAGAGCTCGCTGTGCGGCGGGCGGAACGTGCCCTCTGGTTCCCACGTCCACGCCGTCGGCACCCCCTGCCACGGTCGCCGGGTCTACGCAGACACAGGCGACCTCCTGGTGCTGCTGATGCCCGGCGCCCACTTCGATCCGCCCCCGCCCGGGCTGGCCCTCTGGACCGGTGGTGCACCGGGAGACGGCCAGGGCAAAGGCCTCCCCCACAAGTGGCAGACCCTTCAGGTGACGGAGGACCTCGACGGTTCGGCAACGGTGACCGTCAACATCGCCGACAGTGACGACCCCTTCGGCCTGGCCGTCACCCGCCAGTCCCCGCGCACCGGGTCGGACGACATCTGGCCGACCTAA
- a CDS encoding helix-turn-helix domain-containing protein translates to MTPPSSELRSRDPELERLGERLKSTRDYLGMSQQFVSDSTGIPRSAISDIERGGRRVDSLELKKLARLYRRPVSYFLAEEDDADIGEHVLAGLPRALSGLTNGDKQAVLDFAEYLRFRRAADAENAEAASPEPGQPPQ, encoded by the coding sequence ATGACTCCACCGTCATCGGAGCTCCGCTCCCGCGACCCGGAGCTGGAAAGGCTCGGCGAGCGGCTCAAGAGCACCCGCGACTACCTGGGCATGTCCCAGCAGTTCGTCTCCGACAGCACCGGCATCCCCCGCTCCGCCATCAGCGACATCGAGCGCGGCGGACGCCGGGTCGACAGCCTGGAACTCAAGAAGCTCGCGCGCCTGTACCGGCGGCCGGTCTCCTACTTCCTCGCGGAAGAGGACGACGCCGACATCGGCGAGCACGTCCTCGCCGGCCTTCCCCGTGCCCTGTCCGGACTCACCAACGGCGACAAGCAGGCGGTTCTCGACTTCGCCGAGTACCTCCGGTTCCGCCGCGCTGCGGACGCGGAGAACGCCGAGGCCGCATCCCCGGAGCCGGGGCAGCCGCCGCAGTGA
- a CDS encoding acyl carrier protein, with the protein MGVGNSDDWGRALDTNRPTVDDIVTVIIEFLAELEQQDAEEVRAELEKAGTDLPVDSILIVEILTRVEGHYGIGIPADAEAARATRSVHAFADAVLEAIIERQQS; encoded by the coding sequence ATGGGCGTCGGGAATTCAGACGATTGGGGAAGAGCGCTGGACACGAACCGGCCCACGGTCGACGACATCGTCACCGTGATCATCGAGTTCCTCGCGGAACTGGAGCAGCAGGATGCAGAGGAGGTCCGGGCCGAGCTGGAGAAGGCCGGCACGGACCTCCCGGTGGACTCCATCCTGATCGTCGAAATCCTCACCCGTGTCGAAGGGCACTACGGCATCGGCATCCCGGCCGACGCCGAAGCCGCCCGGGCGACCCGGTCGGTCCATGCCTTCGCCGACGCAGTACTGGAAGCCATCATCGAAAGGCAGCAGTCATGA
- a CDS encoding nucleoside triphosphate pyrophosphohydrolase family protein: protein MDFQRYQQAAVKTLQAATPGTDPVLIPLLGLVGEVGSFATVYKKRLRDGTAFEPGKQQLREELGDVLWYIATLAHRFDLSLEDIAAASLEKTKDRWRPTPAGERTAFDDGYPDHEQLPRKTTLTFTPTPNADGRTVIVLTRADGTPAGDPLTSASRIEDDYRFHDAFHLAHAAVLGWSPVTRFLLGCKRRSRPETDEAEDGGRAIAIEEGISALVFSYAARHGYFKDVQHVDQELLTTISQMTAHLEAGACRAADWERAILTGYAAWAKLRAQGGGTVELNLDQQSLIVLES from the coding sequence GTGGACTTCCAGCGCTACCAGCAAGCCGCCGTCAAGACCCTCCAAGCCGCGACGCCCGGAACGGACCCGGTCCTGATCCCGCTGCTCGGCCTTGTCGGCGAAGTCGGCTCCTTCGCCACCGTCTACAAGAAGCGCCTGCGCGACGGCACCGCCTTCGAGCCGGGCAAGCAGCAACTCCGCGAAGAACTCGGCGATGTCCTCTGGTACATCGCAACCCTCGCCCACCGATTCGACCTCTCACTGGAGGACATCGCCGCAGCCAGCCTGGAGAAGACCAAGGACCGTTGGCGCCCCACCCCTGCCGGTGAGCGGACCGCCTTCGACGACGGCTACCCCGACCACGAGCAGCTCCCCCGCAAGACCACCCTCACCTTCACCCCCACCCCTAACGCCGACGGCCGCACCGTCATCGTCCTCACCCGCGCCGACGGCACCCCTGCAGGCGACCCGCTCACCAGCGCCTCCCGCATCGAGGACGACTACCGATTCCACGACGCCTTCCACCTCGCGCACGCAGCCGTCCTTGGCTGGTCCCCTGTCACCCGATTTCTCCTCGGCTGCAAGCGCCGAAGCCGCCCCGAAACCGACGAGGCCGAAGACGGCGGCCGCGCCATCGCCATCGAAGAAGGAATCTCGGCCCTCGTCTTCTCTTACGCCGCCCGGCACGGCTATTTCAAAGACGTCCAGCACGTCGATCAGGAACTGCTCACCACCATCAGCCAGATGACCGCTCACCTCGAAGCCGGCGCCTGCCGGGCTGCGGACTGGGAGCGCGCCATCCTCACCGGCTATGCAGCCTGGGCGAAGCTCCGGGCGCAGGGTGGCGGGACTGTCGAACTGAACCTGGACCAGCAGAGCCTGATCGTGCTGGAGAGCTGA
- a CDS encoding DNA-binding protein: MTTGQAGAALGCSIPTVKKLLATGVVPGVRETGRQVFPLAALQQLQARSAADLTAFGTAEVAVLRSDAPARVDEVDREWIGFGTGLDQVQLLAALSGWWRCDPARVAAGDVLPVTVAGFVVAVLTGLAEWEADGTIGTAARFRFPKARLAGYLTDLAAPANAADPADPEDARLAGLLLGKRLPSVSGGPIAYVPTRPTTDQPATEGE, translated from the coding sequence GTGACGACGGGTCAGGCCGGGGCGGCGTTGGGGTGTTCGATCCCGACGGTGAAGAAGTTGCTGGCCACCGGCGTGGTCCCGGGCGTGCGAGAGACTGGCCGGCAGGTGTTCCCGCTCGCTGCCCTCCAGCAGCTGCAAGCCCGGTCTGCCGCCGACCTGACCGCGTTTGGCACGGCCGAGGTGGCGGTGCTGCGCTCGGACGCCCCCGCCAGGGTGGACGAGGTGGACCGGGAGTGGATCGGCTTCGGCACCGGCCTGGACCAGGTGCAGCTGCTGGCCGCGCTGTCGGGCTGGTGGCGGTGCGACCCGGCCCGGGTCGCGGCCGGCGACGTGCTGCCGGTGACGGTGGCCGGGTTCGTGGTCGCGGTGCTGACCGGCCTGGCCGAGTGGGAGGCCGACGGCACCATCGGCACCGCGGCCCGCTTCCGCTTCCCGAAGGCGCGCCTGGCCGGCTACCTGACCGACCTCGCCGCTCCCGCGAACGCAGCCGACCCGGCCGACCCCGAGGACGCCCGTTTGGCGGGCCTGCTGCTCGGCAAGCGCCTGCCGTCGGTCTCGGGCGGCCCGATCGCCTACGTCCCCACCCGCCCGACCACCGACCAGCCCGCCACCGAGGGGGAGTGA